The Candidatus Peregrinibacteria bacterium genome has a segment encoding these proteins:
- a CDS encoding ribose-phosphate pyrophosphokinase, whose protein sequence is MNARILKSITMNKDHIRIFAANSHPSLAEGIAKNLELQVSPTVSKKFSCGEIYVRLGESVRGKEVFIVATCRKETVNEDLMELFLLCDAAKQSFARSIHVIVPFFGYSRQDKIHEARETISSRLMADLLVKSGANHVITIGLHSDQIQGFFDVPVDNLHTRKLMCEYFLEKKLSGDLVVVSPDAGGAKQAKKFADALHADLAIMHKNRPGHNVSEVTHVIGNVEGKTAILFDDMVDTAGSVLNARDALIESGAKKDVYLCTTHAVFSGPAISRLKIAGFHEIVVTNTIPLLEEAEKALPIHVLDIAPLLANVVQSVVEEKSASKWFS, encoded by the coding sequence ATGAATGCTCGCATCCTCAAAAGCATCACTATGAACAAAGATCATATTCGAATTTTCGCGGCAAATTCTCATCCGAGCCTTGCAGAAGGGATCGCGAAGAATTTGGAGCTTCAAGTTTCGCCCACTGTTTCTAAAAAGTTTTCCTGCGGCGAAATTTATGTTCGTCTTGGCGAATCAGTGCGTGGAAAGGAGGTTTTTATCGTAGCAACGTGTCGGAAAGAAACGGTGAATGAAGATCTCATGGAGCTCTTTCTCTTGTGTGATGCTGCAAAGCAGAGTTTTGCAAGATCAATCCATGTCATTGTTCCTTTTTTCGGGTATTCCCGGCAGGACAAAATTCATGAGGCGAGAGAGACCATTTCTTCACGCCTTATGGCAGATCTCCTTGTAAAAAGCGGCGCAAATCACGTCATCACTATTGGACTTCATTCTGATCAAATTCAGGGATTTTTTGATGTTCCGGTCGATAATCTTCACACTCGCAAACTCATGTGTGAGTATTTTCTCGAAAAAAAACTTTCAGGAGATCTTGTTGTCGTTTCCCCTGATGCCGGTGGTGCGAAACAGGCGAAAAAGTTCGCTGATGCTCTTCACGCGGATCTCGCCATTATGCATAAAAATCGTCCAGGGCATAATGTTTCTGAGGTAACTCACGTTATTGGAAATGTCGAGGGAAAAACGGCGATTCTTTTTGATGATATGGTAGATACCGCAGGTTCTGTGCTGAATGCTCGTGATGCACTCATAGAGTCTGGAGCAAAAAAAGACGTGTATCTCTGCACGACACATGCTGTTTTTTCAGGACCGGCAATTTCACGCCTGAAAATAGCAGGATTTCATGAAATAGTCGTCACAAATACTATTCCACTTTTAGAAGAAGCAGAAAAAGCTCTTCCTATTCACGTTCTCGACATCGCTCCGCTCCTTGCAAATGTGGTGCAGAGTGTTGTAGAAGAAAAGTCGGCTTCGAAGTGGTTTTCATAA